A part of Cryptococcus gattii WM276 chromosome G, complete sequence genomic DNA contains:
- a CDS encoding ARF small monomeric GTPase, putative (Similar to TIGR gene model, INSD accession AAW44725.1) produces MGLSVSKLLNGLFGKKEMRILMVGLDAAGKTTILYKLKLGEIVTTIPTIGFNVETVEYKNISFTVWDVGGQDKIRPLWRHYFQNTQGIIFVVDSNDRERITEAREELQRMLSEDELRDALLLVFANKQDLPNAMNAAEITDKLGLHSLRQRSWYIQAACATSGDGLYEGLEWLSANLKRKSP; encoded by the exons ATGGGTCTTTCTGTCTCCAAGCTCCTTAACGGCCTCTTCggcaagaaggagatgC GAATCCTTATGGTCGGTCTCGATGCTGCTGGTAAAACAACCATCCTTTACAAGCTTAAGCTCGGTGAGATTGTCACCACTATCCCTACCATTG GCTTCAATGTGGAAACGGTCGAGTACAAGAACATTTCTTTCACAGTCTGGGATGTCGGAGGACAGGACAAGATTCGACCCCTGTGGAGGCATT ATTTCCAGAACACTCAAGGTATCATTTTCGTTGTTGACTCCAACGATAGGGAGCGAATTACCGAGGCGCGCGAGGAGT TGCAACGGATGTTGAGTGAGGATGAGTTGAGGGATGCCTTGCTCCTTGTATTCGCCAACAAACAG GACCTGCCTAATGCTATGAATGCTGCTGAGATCACAGACAAGCTTGGTCTTCACTCACTTCGACAGCGATCTTGGTACATTCAGGCTGCTTGTGCTACCTCTGGTGATGGTCTTTATGAAGGCCTTGAATGG CTCTCCGCCAACCTTAAGAGGAAGAGCCCTTAA
- a CDS encoding Vacuole fusion, non-autophagic-related protein, putative (Similar to TIGR gene model, INSD accession AAW44727.1), translated as MSQIADFFWQPFSSGALKLLPKRDVGIRAKSKRADRIPDDPQRPLVTDYHSINNPTMRVRVPKKTPTPVKVEAKVWFANERTFISYLSMGLLLSTIASGLLFGSRDSPARWFAFAYALISAGVLVYGWAIFQKRLTMISARDSGNFDLLWGPIFICLALFIAILANFIFRLHEAKKHTGVNPLSFTYAWNEAGTKSS; from the exons ATGAGCCAAATAGCAGACTTTTTTTGGCAGCCATTCTCATCAGGAGCTTTGAAGCTCCTTCCAAAGCGTGATGTCGGCATACGAGCTAAGAGTAAAAGGGCGGACAGAATACCGGATGA TCCCCAGAGACCACTTGTCACTGATTATCACTCAATAAATAATCCTACTATGCGAGTACGGGTGCCTA AGAAAACCCCTACACCAGTCAAGGTTGAGGCCAAGGTATGGTTTGCCAATGAGCGAACCTTCATTTCCTACCTTTCGATGGGCTTGCTTCTTTCAACGATTGCATCTGGACTGCTTTTTGGTAGCAGAGACTCTCCTGCGAGGTGGTTTGCTTTTGCCTATGCGTTGAT TTCCGCAGGGGTCTTAGTCTATGGATGGGCAATCTTCCAGAAACGCTTAACTATGATTTCCGCGAGGGATTCGGGCAACTTTG ATTTATTATGGGGACCTATATTCATCTGCCTTGCCCTTTTCATCGCCATTTTAGCCAACTTCATCTTCCGTCTTCACGAGGCCAAGAAACACACAGGTGTCAACCCGCTTTCGTTTACATATGCCTGGAATGAAGCGGGCACCAAAAGTTCCTGA
- a CDS encoding Rho GTPase activator, putative (Similar to TIGR gene model, INSD accession AAW44732.1), giving the protein MVSTRPSPAPAGGRVAYPAAATYIPGDAKNAPVYLNAPPVKETSSPESDKERAQGLKTWWKGFRERESVGDKDGRVVFGVPLEISTQYASVQLSTNGSDDSLYVWGVIPVVVAKCGLYLKENATMVEGTFRVSGSEKRMRDLQLLFDTGPKYGKDIDWKTLPYTTHDVGTIFRRFLTQMPEPIIPFHYYGAFRLVMEKLTSGETTVDQAIDEYKNLIQSLPDVNRYLLLYVLDLLSVFARHSEINLMTIPNLALIFQPGIISHQIHAMQPREHVLSQQVLEFLIEHQKHFVDVVKATSSRKSKQKSRSKRSGSKSSSKQMVSAPLVKADSDLMVPSESDDEAPAGGYYVIEGRIRSPVPAADRTKSPSVEKVASPASPRPKPKMDTLEPSDSDEDAPPGGYEVRSGDFEATRAALLARSKSHRNRASRTVSESLARRKTVPARMSVGPSSRIGKSAKVIKEAP; this is encoded by the exons ATGGTGTCAACAAGACCGTCCCCTGCACCGGCCGGCGGCCGAGTTGCTTATCCCGCTGCTGCGACCTATATCCCAGGAGACGCAAAAAATGCCCCCGTCTATCTTAATGCTCCTCCCGTCAAGGAAACTAGCTCCCCTGAGTCAGACAAGGAACGTGCACAGGGATTGAAAACTTGGTGGAAGGGCTTCAGAGAAAGAGAGTCGGTTGGTGATAAAG ACGGACGAGTCGTGTTCGGGGTTCCTCTGGAAATATCCACACAGTATGCTTCGGTGCAGTTATCGACCAACGGATCTGATGATTCCCTTTACGTCTGGGG TGTGATTCCCGTCGTTGTAGCCAAGTGTGGATTATATTTGAAGGAAAATGCAACCATGGTAGAAGGGACGTTTCGTGTATCGGGCTCCGAAAAGCGAATGCGAGATCTTCAGTTGCTGTTCGATACAGGACCCAAG TATGGTAAAGATATCGATTGGAAAACCCTACCGTACACCACACACGACGTGGGGACCATTTTCAGAAG ATTTCTCACTCAAATGCCC GAACCCATTATACCCTTTCACTACTATGGGGCATTCAGATTGGTCATGGAGAAATTAACATCCGGAGAGACAACCGTCGATCAAGCTATTGACGAGTACAAAAACCTCATTCAATCGCTACCCGACGTCAACAGGTATCTCCTACTCTACGTATTGGATCTTTTGAGTGTTTTCGCCAGGCACTCTGAGATCAATCTCATGACTATACCAA ACTTGGCGCTTATATTCCAACCGGGCATCATTTCGCATCAGATACATGCCATGCAGCCTCGCGAGCACGTATTGTCTCAGCAAGTTTTGGAGTTCTTGATAGAACATCAAAAACATTTTGTTGATGTAGTGAAAGCA ACTTCTTCTCGTAAAAGCAAGCAAAAGTCTAGGTCAAAGCGGTCTGGCAGTAAATCATCTTCAAAACAAATGGTGTCTGCGCCTTTGGTCAAAGCAGACTCGGATCTGATGGTTCCCTCGGAGTCAGATGATGAAGCTCCAGCGGGAGGCTACTATGTGATTGAAGGGCGGATCAGGTCACCTGTACCTGCCGCTGACAGGACTAAATCCCCTTCCGTCGAGAAGGTCGCATCACCGGCGTCACCTCGTCCCAAGCCAAAGATGGACACATTGGAACCTTCAGATTCTGATGAAGATGCCCCTCCAGGTGGCTATGAAGTACGGTCCGGTGATTTTGAAGCTACCCGTGCCGCGTTGTTGGCAAGATCAAAGTCGCATCGTAACAGGGCATCTAGAACAGTGAGCGAAAGCTTAGCTCGTCGGAAGACAGTACCTGCTCGTATGAGCGTCGGACCGAGCTCCAGGATTGGGAAGTCCGCAAAGGTGATCAAAGAGGCTCCATGA
- a CDS encoding uncharacterized protein (Similar to TIGR gene model, INSD accession AAW44730.1): MTSKMDIDRPLDEIIATKAKPRRPRQGGAGARRGGTASGATGATGARARYASTVPKTVAAPQPFSAEVFKIIISNLPSDVTDAAVRDLMQSTVGPVKSVQMSYTATGKSTGIATVVFKNKGDARKAHASYHNRMIDNQRPMKVELAIDPNQARSSLVNRVAPAPAQPQKKRAPASKPRNPRPAKKTAEQLDAEMAEYKQSSTA, translated from the exons ATGACTTCCAAAATGGACATTGACCGACCCCTCGATGAG ATTATCGCTACCAAGGCGAAGCCACGTCGCCCCAGACAAGGAGGTGCAGGTGCCCGGCGCGGAGGGACTGCGTCTGGCGCCACTGGCGCCACTGGTGCTCGAGCGAGATACGCTTCCACAGTTCCCAAGACTGTCGCCGCTCCTCAACCATTTAGTGCCGAAGTGTTCAAAATTATCATTAGCAATTTGCCCAGCGATGTGACTGACGCCGCTGTTCGA GATCTCATGCAGTCTACTGTCGGACCTGTCAAGAGCGTTCAGATGTCCTACACCGCCACAGGCAAGAGTACTGGTATTGCCACGGTAGTGTTCAAGAACAAGGGCGATGCGAGGAAGGCTCATGCCTCTT ATCACAATAGGATGATCGACAATC AACGCCCTATGAAGGTTGAGCTTGCCATTGACCCCAACCAGGCGCGATCTTCCCTCGTTAATCGGGTTGCGCCTGCTCCAGCTCAGCCTCAAAAGAAGCGTGCTCCCGCCAGCAAGCCTCGCAACCCGCGCCCAGCCAAGAAGACTGCTGAACAGTTGGATGCTGAGATGGCG GAATATAAGCAATCTTCGACTGCCTAA